The Elgaria multicarinata webbii isolate HBS135686 ecotype San Diego chromosome 1, rElgMul1.1.pri, whole genome shotgun sequence genome includes the window caaaaaatgatttatttatagtatttatataccactttttaaTAACAAATGCTGAAGTGGTGTACAATATTcgttaaaaataacaaaattgaAATTGAATAAAACAATTGCTATAAGACTACAAAAGATACAGAATAaccaacttttttctttctagttATTACAACTGAAAGAAATATATTACGCCATTGAAATTGATCCTAGTCTTACAGTTGAAGAGAAATATCCTTACATGGTTGAGTGGTGAGTTTATGAAAGGTGACCGATTCTGTTTCCGTAAGGGTTAATATTACAACTAACATGTGCATATGAATTATTAAATGGATCTGGTTACTGAAGCACACTTTTGATTACTCTTCAGCTCAAATATATTTTACACTCAGAATTAAACATCTTTTCTTTTACATTACAAAAGCTGCCATTGACTCTGTTCTGGTAAATCAGTAAAAGTTGTTATGAGCACACAGTTATGCTCCAGAGACTTTTATCAAGGAGCTAAGGAGTTGACTGCAATGGATTGTCTGTGAGCTCTCTCATGCAGTAGAGTTTCCAAGTCCTGTCCTTTTGACAGCAGTTGCCAAAATTAAAAGCAGCTTTGAAAAACATCCGCCAATACTCTGCAATGAATCGCTGTTGTGGGAAGTGGGGAGGTAGAATTGTGCGTAGCTTAAAGGGGCTCTTTAGCAAGGTTTTAATGAGATGTAACATTGAACACTGGTTTAGTGTTATGAGATCCATCCTCAATTAACTTTGGAGGTTAACACCCCTCCAGCACAGACATGGAGGAGAAGATTGAAAGCGTTTGCTTCTGTTTTAGACTAACTGCAGtttaatatgttgtctgaaccctaaATTGTGATTATTCTTAACTAATGGTTAGCTGAAATAAGTCAGCTTCATAAACTGTGATTTAAAGTCTGTTTCAACTAACTGTAGCTGATTAATCACAGCTTGTagaagttcagacaacacttaatctaaaatggaagtgaaagcttccaaattcCTTTTGTGTGGCTGCACTGGAGGAGTAATGGTGAACATGGAAACCCAAAGATTGTTACAGCTTGTTCTCATAACACTAAACAAGAGGTTGTCAATGCAGCACCTGCGGACATACTAACACTCTCCAAGTGTGCCTGCAAGATTCCACTCAACCACAAACCCTTCCTCTTCACCACCATCGCTTTTCCTCATCTGCTTTCTACCTTTTCTAGCCACTTTTCCTCTCCTGCCACTGTGACGATTCCTTGCCACCGCTGTGCCCTTTCCTTTCTGCTGCAGCCTTTCACCACTGCCTTTTCTTCCCACATAAGCAGTTGATTGAAGTAGCATTAAGGAATATATCTTAAAAAGTGCACACCTAGCACTTAGGGTGTTATGCAAGACATTTAACTGTATATGTTCAAGAGTGGGCTGGGAAATTATTTTGCCTTGTATTTGTCCATTTTATATAAGTATCTGCTGTACCTGCAGTGCCTATAAAAATTAAACTACCCACCAAAGATTCAGAAATTTCTATGAATGTATTCCTTTTTCAGTGAGAGAATGAGTTTCTAGCATACTAAAACATAAATAAAGTATAAGCtttccttattttcatttttaatcttaGGTACAATAAATCACATGCTTTACTTATTGAACAAGGATTGCAAAAGGACAAACTTGCTGAAATTGTGAGGGAATCTGATGTTTTGCTGAAGTAAGTAAGCATCTAGTATTCTATTTTCTGTGGTTTCATATATACTGAATAATGATATCAGAATTTAGTATAGAAAAAGTTTTTCTGAGAATTTCAGAATGGAAAGGTGAAGTAAATGTCACACGCTCATTTGTGCTCCACTGAGGGACCATTCCTACATTCTTGGAGTAGTGAGTAAACTGCTTCCATATGATAGCTTTTCATGCTGTACCTATAACTCATGAACCCAAGAATCCACATGCAATGGACTGATAatatggctattgggcggtatagaaatgcagtaaataaatacttACATCATTACAGTCAGCTGCGTTGAATCACATCTTATACTACAATGGTAACATAACAATCAGCCTTAATTTTAAAATTGGCTGATTATAGCTTTGTGTATATTACATAAGTTACATAAGTACAATTAGAAGATAATTTAGTAGTGTTTGTGAATATTTCTGATTTCCACCCTCCATTAAGTATTTATCTTTAGGAAACTTGAGTTCTTTTGACTCCTAGTGAGGctttggctgcatttggatgtaatgctaaacgtGAGTTCCCCCGTGTGCCTGCAGACACCGCTCTTGGCACCCACCGGGCTTTCTGCCCCCTcccaaatttaattttatttcttaacatttttataattattattgaaCTGGGAGGgtgccatgctgcaaagcaaagtggtGCCTTCCAGCACCGTCTTTATTTGGCTTTAACAGAACGGCTTGGGACCTGAGTAAGGATCTTGGAGGAAACTGTCTGGGGAGTGAGGCTCACTGACCTTTAGTcagctcaccaccaccacacacacatcagcTTGTTTTCCCGCATCAAGCCAGACCAGTTTGCAGATTTccaggttttttaaattatttgcatGAAGCACATTGTAGttgaaatttgtgcagattgctTTTTAgacaacctccccacccccccaaataaGTGCCTGGATTTTGGGAACACGTCTCTGCCTTGggtcacaaatgcaagctgagttgggggcACTGCGGGAATCCATCAGGCTTAAAAATGGCCAGATTTCCTGGTCACAGACATCCCTAGACTTGAGTCCCCGTCTTTTCTTGTACTTagcttcttgggcaagttacttttcttttagtctcaccagtttgccttctgtgagatgagtgttttgtgaccatcaTAATAGCCATTCTATGAATGAGCAAGGCATTTTGggagagtgcccatgacattctcccaaactttaaaaaccctaaactgtggttcactttaactgtggcttgttgaaacaagccagcttcataagccatggtttgaatTTGGCTTGTTACGATgaatcatagttaagattaaccatagttttTGGGTGTCCTGACAAGTCAAAACTTCTGAAGTctttggaggagggggaagcacTCGTGCCTGAGGTTCACTGTGCTTATTTTTGTAGCTCTAAACTTACTGCAATACTTTTTATAGAAATAAAAATGTGGTAAGCGATTTGATTTTTAATCTGGAGGTTTAAAAAGATAGATTTACCCTTTCCTTGTACTACTTGAGCAAGATGTTtatgttctccctcttctgttccCTCACTGCCCATGCAGAGCTACTAAGCTGAAGTGACAAGCATTCGACATGCAACCCTACTGTACTTTTTGACAAGAGTGGGATATGTAGCCCTGTCCTAAGGCTGAGGAATAGGAAAGCAAATGTTGCACAAGCAagttaaatgtgtattttcctaTCCTCTCTTATCTGCTTCACCTTTGTTCTTTCAGAAGCAGATTTTGCCTCAAGTTGCTTACATAGGCACCAAAGTAACTGAGTTTCTATAGAAATAGAAGGCAAAATAGGATAATTCACCTACAAGTTTGTGAAGTAATTGATTTTCCTGGGAAAAGCTTGAAGGAAATGTTCTTTAAAAGATAACATCTTTGAGAAAGCATTTTAAAACGTTAAAATTATAGCTATATAAACTAcagattaaataaatatttttgaaccAACATGTTGTATATTTTATAAATATTGGCAAGGAGGGGTTTCAATTCATATTTTAGCAATGAAAAAAATGGAACACTGTcagatttcagtttgttttttaaagaagataatCCTGTTTTGCAGAGAAGGATATGAAAATTTCTTCGATAAACTCCATGAACATAATATCCCTGTATTCATATTTTCTGCTGGGATTGGAGATATCTTAGAAGAGGTCATTCATCAAGCAGGCGTCTACCATCCCAATGTCAAAGTAGTTTCCAACTTCATGGATTTTGATGACAATGTAGGTATAACAGTGTCAACAATCTGTTAGTTCAGTGCAACAGCATACTGTATAATGGGTTTCTTAAGGAAGGGAATTCAAGGAGTTTTCAACCCAAATAGAAAAATGGGatataatttccttttttaaagtaaataaatctGGCATTAGTTAAGATTCGATGAGGCAAATACTGTTCCtagaatgtaaaataataataaatgaatcatCATTTATGTTTCCAGTAAATAATGCATTGTTCTTACTGTGATAAATTGCATTTAATTGGAGTAGGTTGAAAATATAAAGCCTCATAGAAATATTCTAAAGACTGTTTGTTAATTTGCTTGCAAAGCTCTGAAACTAACTTTTGTCATGGTTAACAGGGCATACTAAAAGGATTTAAAGGGGAACTCATTCATGTTTACAACAAACATGATGGTGCCTTGAAGAATACAGAATACTTTAAACAGTTAAAGGACAACAGCAACATCATATTGCTTGGAGACTCTCAAGGAGATTTAACTATGGCAGATGGAGTTGCAAATGTTGAGCATATCCTTAAGATTGGGTATCTCAATGATAAAGTAAGTCTGTCTTATTGATAAGGGTAAGGTCCACAAtattgtaaaatattaaaaattcgCTACAGTTCATCTTAATACATTTTAGGGTTCTCTTACGGATTTTatgttcattc containing:
- the NT5C3A gene encoding cytosolic 5'-nucleotidase 3A isoform X2 produces the protein MQALHLWSLLVICAAAVGKNQEQKKKECPKLSAQMPEFQKKTVHIKDPGRVEEIICGLIKGGAAKLQIITDFDMTLSRFSHNGKRCPTCHNIIDNCKLITDECRKKLLQLKEIYYAIEIDPSLTVEEKYPYMVEWYNKSHALLIEQGLQKDKLAEIVRESDVLLKEGYENFFDKLHEHNIPVFIFSAGIGDILEEVIHQAGVYHPNVKVVSNFMDFDDNGILKGFKGELIHVYNKHDGALKNTEYFKQLKDNSNIILLGDSQGDLTMADGVANVEHILKIGYLNDKVEELLEKYMDSYDIVLVKDDSLDVANSILQKIL
- the NT5C3A gene encoding cytosolic 5'-nucleotidase 3A isoform X1 encodes the protein MDKSAVAKMGAVASASVCALVGGVVLAQYIFTIKKKTGRKTKIIEMMPEFQKKTVHIKDPGRVEEIICGLIKGGAAKLQIITDFDMTLSRFSHNGKRCPTCHNIIDNCKLITDECRKKLLQLKEIYYAIEIDPSLTVEEKYPYMVEWYNKSHALLIEQGLQKDKLAEIVRESDVLLKEGYENFFDKLHEHNIPVFIFSAGIGDILEEVIHQAGVYHPNVKVVSNFMDFDDNGILKGFKGELIHVYNKHDGALKNTEYFKQLKDNSNIILLGDSQGDLTMADGVANVEHILKIGYLNDKVEELLEKYMDSYDIVLVKDDSLDVANSILQKIL